A genomic window from Prunus persica cultivar Lovell chromosome G2, Prunus_persica_NCBIv2, whole genome shotgun sequence includes:
- the LOC18787376 gene encoding UTP--glucose-1-phosphate uridylyltransferase — protein sequence MTLHSIVIQKLLSTNAHLGRRVAAHHFKQFTYGTRNGMAIIDSDRTLICLRTAVEFIAALAQQKARFMFVNTNSLWDEIIEQMTKKIGCYSPSMNLLWRTGGFLTNSHSPKKFRSRRKKICFGPTQPPDCLVVFDTDRKSSVILEADRLQIPIVSLVDSAMPLECYKKITYPIPANDSVQFVYLVCNLITKTFLLHQKSTASSVAQQEDTREQVERIEEGKSVNKDELLVLPYSLLPISPGVDRTEELLDKLVVLKFNGALGTNMGFHGPKSTIQICDGLTSLDLIVNQIEALHSKYRCSVPLLLMNTTTTHEDTVKVLEKYAKSNVDIHSLKQSQHKSSGGQSGEDELYPGHGAVFLSIMKSGTLDVLLSQGKEYILVVDSDNVATTIDPKIMDHLIEKKIEYCIEVVPTAYDADFSNIGSRLQKFELAEIAQSSVKHSTEKFKLVDTGSLWVNLRAIKRLLDTDTLKIEDISVSKETAAGSAIRFFDRAIGVNVPHSRSLSLNKTSDLLLLKSDLYTCDEGVLVRNIARTNPENPVIELGPEFEKVSDLLSRFKSMPDIIGLDSLKVTGDVWFGAGITLKGRVTIAAKPGMKLEIPDGVVIENKDINGPSDI from the exons ATGACCCTCCACTCCATAGTGATACAGAAGCTACTGAGCACCAACGCCCATTTGGGCCGTCGAGTAGCAGCCCACCACTTCAAGCAGTTCACCTATGGAACCCGCAATGGCATGGCCATCATCGACTCTGATAGAACCCTCATCTGCCTCCGCACTGCCGTCGAGTTCATCGCCGCCCTCGCCCAGCAGAAGGCCCGCTTCATGTTCGTCAACACCAACTCCCTCTGGGATGAGATCATCGAGCAGATGACGAAGAAGATCGGCTGCTACAGCCCCTCCATGAACTTGCTGTGGCGCACTGGTGGGTTCCTCACCAACAGCCACAGCCCCAAGAAGTTCAGGTCCCGCCGTAAGAAGATTTGCTTCGGGCCCACCCAACCTCCTGATTGCCTGGTTGTTTTCGATACTGATCGGAAATCTTCGGTGATTCTCGAGGCGGATCGTTTGCAGATTCCCATTGTTTCGCTTGTTGATTCGGCCATGCCGTTGGAATGCTATAAGAAGATTACGTATCCGATTCCGGCCAACGACTCGGTTCAGTTCGTGTACTTGGTCTGCAATTTGATCACCAAGACTTTCCTTCTTCACCAGAAGAGCACTGCTTCTTCTGTTGCACAACAGGAGGATACGAG GGAGCAAGTGGAGCGTATAGAGGAGGGTAAGAGCGTCAACAAGGATGAGTTGCTTGTGCTTCCTTACAGCTTGTTACCCATTTCTCCTG GTGTAGATAGAACTGAGGAGCTCCTGGACAAGCTTGTTGTGCTCAAGTTCAATGGAGCTTTGGGTACAAACATGGGATTCCATGGCCCCAA GTCCACTATTCAAATCTGTGATGGGTTGACATCTCTAGACTTAATTGTTAATCAAATTGAG GCTCTCCATTCTAAGTACAGATGCAGTGTTCCTTTGCTCCTTATGAACACAACAACGACACACGAAGATACGGTCAAG GTCTTGGAGAAATACGCCAAGTCAAACGTTGATATTCATTCTCTTAAACAG TCACAGCACAAGTCATCTGGAGGACAGAGCGGTGAGGACGAACT GTATCCTGGCCATGGTGCTGTGTTCCTTTCCATTATGAAAAGTGGAACTCTTGATGTCCTATTATCACAG GGTAAGGAGTATATCCTTGTGGTTGACTCAGATAACGTGGCTACTACAATTGACCCAA AAATTATGGatcatttgattgaaaaaaagatTGAATACTGTATAGAG GTTGTGCCTACCGCATACGATGCAGATTTTAGTAACATTGGTTCACGCCTACAGAAGTTTGAG CTTGCGGAAATAGCCCAGAGTTCTGTCAAACAT TCAACggaaaaattcaaacttgttGATACTGGCAGCTT GTGGGTGAATTTGAGAGCCATTAAAAGGCTTTTGGATACAGATACACTAAAGATTGAAGATATCTCTGTTTCTAAG GAAACGGCGGCTGGTTCTGCAATACGG TTCTTTGATCGTGCCATTGGTGTCAATGTTCCCCATTCTCGATCTCTTTCACTGAATAAAACATCAGACCTACTTCTTCTAAAG TCAGATCTCTACACCTGTGATGAAGGGGTTCTAGTTCGGAATATAGCTAGAACTAATCCCGAAAATCCTGTAATTGAATTAGGACCTGAATTTGAAAAG GTTAGTGACCTCCTAAGCCGCTTTAAGTCCATGCCCGACATTATTGGCCTGGATAGCTTGAAGGTCACAGGTGATGTGTGGTTTGGAGCTGGTATAACTCTCAAG GGGAGAGTAACTATTGCTGCAAAACCCGggatgaaattggaaattccTGATGGAGTGGTAATAGAGAATAAG GACATCAATGGCCCTTCTGACATTTGA
- the LOC18785682 gene encoding 50S ribosomal protein L3, chloroplastic: MSILSASSSSSLLPNVSFSSSKCCSSFLTPPTQTNSNPFLPIVKSKKKKPVGVTMSVEAGIGVMATKLGMMSFFEPNGKVVPVTVVGFKEGNIVTQVKTEATDGYDAVQVGYRRVRDRKLTKPEMGHLQKAGSIPLRHLQEFRLQSVDGFEPNQKLSFDELFNEGDIVDVSGTTIGKGFQGGIKRHNFKRGQMTHGSKSHRALGSIGAGTTPGRVYKGKKMPGRMGGTKTKIRKLKIVKIDKDLNVVMIKGALPGKPGNLLRIAPAKIVGKNIPKS; encoded by the coding sequence ATGTCAATCCTTTcagcttcatcttcttcttcccttctTCCCAATGTCTCATTCTCCTCCTCAAAATGCTGCTCTTCATTTCTCACCCCACCAACCCAGACCAACAGCAACCCATTTCTGCCCATTGTGAaatccaagaagaagaaaccagTGGGCGTGACCATGAGCGTGGAGGCAGGCATAGGAGTTATGGCCACGAAGCTCGGCATGATGAGCTTCTTCGAACCCAACGGCAAAGTTGTCCCAGTCACAGTGGTGGGTTTCAAAGAAGGCAACATAGTGACCCAGGTCAAAACCGAGGCCACCGACGGATACGATGCCGTTCAGGTGGGCTACCGCCGAGTCAGGGACCGGAAACTGACGAAACCCGAAATGGGTCATCTCCAGAAGGCCGGTTCAATCCCCCTGCGCCATCTCCAGGAGTTTCGGCTCCAGAGCGTTGATGGGTTCGAGCCAAACCAGAAGCTTTCGTTCGACGAGCTCTTCAACGAAGGAGACATTGTTGATGTCTCTGGAACCACAATCGGGAAAGGGTTTCAGGGTGGGATTAAGAGGCACAATTTCAAGAGAGGGCAAATGACTCATGGGTCCAAAAGTCACAGAGCTCTTGGGTCAATTGGGGCCGGAACGACGCCAGGGCGggtttacaaggggaagaagaTGCCTGGAAGAATGGGAGGGACCAAGACCAAGATCAGGAAGCTCAAGATTGTGAAGATTGATAAGGACCTCAATGTTGTTATGATCAAAGGTGCTCTTCCTGGTAAGCCTGGCAATCTTCTTCGCATAGCTCCAGCTAAGATTGTGGGCAAGAACATTCCTAAGAGTTAA